The DNA window AAAAGTAAAGTCTTTATCTAAAACTTTTTCCCCAATAGTAACTTTTGCTTTAATTGTCACAGACACATTTTCATCTGTTGGTTGCGTGATTTTAACTAAATTACTTTCAATTTTTGCAAAGGCTGTATTGCTAGACTCCCATTCTAGTTTTACACCTTGCCCTACAAATTCAGACACAGTTAATTCAATGTCTTTTGTGACGCCTTCTTTAGACTCGCCTTCAGCATAAGTCAAAGATAACTTGGAAAATACTTGTTCGTGTGTTACATTGATATTTTCGCCATTGCACGCATACAAAGCGAAAACAAAGAGTAACAATACAAACACTCTAAATAACTTCATTTGCTTTCCTCTTTTTCTATCGATTTTGTGTAAAGGGTTTCTTTACAGTCAAGTATTTTTATTGTACCACTAATGAAACCGTAATAAAAGTATTTTCTACCCCGGTTTTTTCGTTTTTATCAATTTGAAAACATGAACAGAAAATAAAGCTAACATTATCGCAATTTACACCTTCTAGTATAAGCGTTAAGAAATTGATCAATTGATATTCGATTAGAGAACAATGACTGTCAAAGTTTTCAAATAAAATAAAAAAAAGGTATCCCTATCAGGCACCATCACCCACATCCTACCAATGCTTATGGCTGCTTCGATCAAGACCTGACCAGGTTCACACGATAGCATTGAATGATGGTGCCTCATAGGGATACTCATTTATCTCTTAATTTTTTGAAGAAGGATTTTAATAAATCCGACGATTCTTTTTCTAGTATACCACCAAATACATTAACTTGGTGATTAAATTTGATGTCAAACAAATTTATTTTCGAACCACCAACGCCACCCTTAGGATCATAAGCCCCAAAATAGAGGTTTTGGATTCTAGATTGAATGATTGCGCCAGCACACATTGGACAAGGTTCTAAAGTCACATAAATCGCTGTATCTTCTAGTCTCCATGATCCGAGCTTCTTGTTCGCCTTTTCTATTGCAATCATTTCTGCATGTGCAAAGGTTCTTTCTTTTTTGACTCTTTGATTATACCCTTTAGCAATCACTTTGTCATCTAAAACAATCACACAGCCGATCGGGACTTCATCCTGAAGATAAGCTTTTTGTGCTTCTTTTAATGCAAGTGACATGTAATACTCGTGAGATTTACTCATAATTTCTTAGGTAAGTCTCTCACTTCATGGTATTCGCGACTTCTAGGTTCATAGGATTCACTGGCCCCTACTAAGACGATTGGGTCATTGTAAGATGCAGGTTTTCCATTAATTAAGCGCTGTGTTCTTGTAGCAGGTTGTCCAGATACAACACAAATCGCCGTTAATTTAGTCACGAACTCAGCTAATGCCAGTAGTTGTGGCATTGGTCCGAATGGTTCACCCCTAAAGTCTCTATCCAGACCGCCAACAATCACTCTAATGTTTTGATTAGCGAGTTGCTCAGCCACTTGGATAATGTCATTGTCCATAAATTGAGCTTCATCAATGACTACTGCGTCAACAGAGTCACCAATATAGTTTAATATCTCTCTAGCTTTAGTGATGTTAATCGATTTAGCTTTTGTTTTGTTGTGTGATACTATTTCTGATTCAGAGTATCTGTTATCAATGCTTGGTTTAAAAACTAAAACATTCTTCTTCGCATACTCTAAACGACGTATACGTCTAATTATTTCTTCTGTCTTACCAGCGAACATTGGTCCGCATACAACTTCAATCCAGCCACCATATATTGGTTGATGCATAGTATCACTCCCTACAATCTAGTATACGGATTTGAACCAATCTTTCAACCCCTAATTCTTATGAAAGTAAATGAAAATAAAAACGGCTCAATAATTAGCTATAAGACCATCACAAGCATAGACACAAGCGTTGAAGATAACCCACTCAAAAAGTTAACAGCATCATTCGTAATCCAAGAAATCCCACTTGAAAGAACAACTTTCTCACCTTCTAGAAATGGTTTCTCTGTAATAATTCCTGATTGAATCCCTCTATACTTAGCTTGAACGAGTGCCCCTAAATAACTGTCTACCAGACATCCTACAAATCCACCCAACGTAATGATAAGCGCGTAAAATAGCAATATCACAGATATTTCATTTGTGATTCCGTAGAAGGTAAAGAACACCAATCCAATAAACAGTGCACCAACAAATGATGCTAGAGTACCTAGTCTAGAAACTGCGCCAGATATTCCTTTTTCAACTACTTTAAATGTAATGATCGAATAAGTCTTACCTTTAGATAGTATTCCTATTTCACTTGCCCAGGTATCTGCATTAGATGCTGCTACAGATATGACTGAAGCGATCATAAACATATCATTTTTGGTGATGTAGAAAATGATTGAAAACATAGAAGTGATTAAACTATTTGCAATCACTTGAAGGGCATTTCTGCCTTTAGAATCCTTGTTATTACGTTCATGTATTTTCGTGATGATACTGGATGAAACAAAGAACATAATTAACGCAATCCAAACAACAAACCCACCAAATGCGTAGATAACAGCACCTAAGATTGTAGCTGTAATCAAACCATCTATTGTGAGTGACTTTTTTAAATAAGCTAAAAACGCTACAACCAAACTGATAATAATACCTATTATCACTGCTTCAAACATAAATACACCCCTTGTGATCCAAGATCAAAATAATAACAATAAATAATACATCAGACTTGAAACTAATGGAACGGTTAGGTTATCTAAACCTTTAGGTGTAAATAACTCAACTGCGGTTGCAATAACAGCAATCGTTAATCCTACTAATAATGACATTGGTAAGTTCAAATGAATGAGTGAGATAAAAGTAACCACTACAAAAGTGACTACCAACATCGAAAGAGATCCTAAAATGGATTTGTCATTGACGATTTTGTATTTGCCATACTTCTTACCGATTACAGCAGCAAGCCCATCGCCATAACCTAGTGTTAGAATCCCTACTGCGCCTACTAATACTAATATTGGAATATCGAATCTGGCCAAATCGCTTTTTAGCCCAAATCCTATTAGTACTAAAATCACCAACGAAATCGGGAAATAAACAGTGCCTAAATTACCCTTACCACTACGTTCCATGGATTTAATTAGGTTAGTCTTGTAAGAATAATAGTTTAACAGTACAAATGTTATTGGCGCAATCACGGCAATATACCATAAATCAAACGTAAACATGGCTAATATCCACCAATTGGACACGCCTATATGGATGAATTTTCTTGCGCCCTCATCAGCTAGTAACCCCTTCTTCTGTAATAGTGTAGATAACCCTATAACAAGAAACACTAATACATATGATAATCCTAATCCCAATAGATTCATATAGCCTCCATAACTTATATCGTCTTTAAAAATGATTCGATGATCTCTTTTTTTCTTTCACTACTCGTTATGGCTCTTTTGGTGAATACATCGTAGTCGTTTTCTCTAATTACGTTAATGATTTCTTTATAAAGGAGGATGGCAAGTGAGAGTGGTACTCTCGCATCCATCGGAAATAACACACAATCTTTTAAAGCATTATCGAAGTTTGTCTCAGCAATGAGTGCCAGTTTTTCAAACATACTAATAAATTCTTTATTTATTCTACCACTGATTAAATCACTTAGGGAGTAGTTTGCTTCTTCCATGGCTTTTCTCGGAATATAGACTCTGCCTTTTTTATAATCTTCCCCGATATCTCTTAAGATATTAGTGATTTGCATCGCATACCCAAGGTTGATTGAGAAGTCTTTCAGTGAATCTTGATTTTCATATGCTAAGATCGGTGTTAACATCAATCCTACTGTAGACGCTACGTGGTAACAATACATAAGTAAATCCTCTGTTGTTTCATAGCCTCTAAAGTCTAAATCCATCTTCTGACCTTTAATCATATCCTTAAAAGGCTTATAATCAAACTTGTCGTAAAATGGCTTTGTGTGGCGATATAGACTTCGCCACATATAAGATTTCCTAATGTCTTTAATGATATAGAGTTCCAGTTCTCTTTCGAGTCTATGGATGCCTTCTAGATCTCTATGTTCATCTACTAAATCATCGGCAATCCTACAAAAAGTATAAACTGCATAAATGGCTTTTCGTTTCTTCTTTTCCTTTAGTTGAGAAAAAGCTTTATAAAATGTTTTTGAGTTCTTTTGAATCGATCTCTTACATCTAAAATCATCGATTAATGGTCTTATAAGAAAGTATATAACCACAAATAAAACGACACCTAGGATAATCCGGATTGACGCATTATTTTCTAATAGACTAAGGATGTTATTCATTTGGTTTATGGTCCTTTAAAATCTCTTTACATGCAAGTTGTGCACTGGCCAGTACAATTGGAACGCCTGCACCAGGGTGATTTGAACTGCCTGCAAAATAAAGGTTATCAATCGTTTTGAACTTATTTTGTGGTCTAAAATATACACTTTGAGTAAGTATTGGTTTTAGTCCGAAAGTTGCTGAATACTCTAAGTTGAATTTATAGTTGAATGTTTTTGGTGTAAATGTTTTTAGTACTTCAATATGGTCCTTAACGTCTTCAAATCCTTTGATTTTTTCAATCTTATTCAATACCAAGTTCTTATACGTTTCAACCTCATCGGTTGTCCATTCGCTTTTGCCTTTCTGCATATTAGGCACTGGCACTAAGACGTAAATAAGTTCCTTTCCATTAGGGGCAATCGTTGGATCAATTTGAGATGGACTATACATGTAAAACGATGGATCCATCGGTAAAGTCCCATTATCAAGTTCGTCGATATTTCTCTTGAAATCTTCTGCAAATCTAATGGAGTGAACATTGGTTTTGTATTTCTTATTAAGTCCTAAATACAGAATAAAGGATGAGGTAGAATACTTCATCGTATCGATTTTGCTTGTCTTATACTTGCCTTTTTTTGACTCATCTTTGATGAGGTTTTTCATCGCGTATGGGAAGTCTGCATTACATAATACAATCTCACCATATCTAGGTTTTCCATTGACCAAAACACCTGCAGTCTTATTTCCAACCAATAAAATCTCTTCAACTGGTGAGTTATAATTAATCACTCCACCCATTTCCAAAAATCTACGTTCTAAGGCTTTCGTCATTTGATACATACCACCTTTGATATACCAAACGCCATAAAGAAGTTCAATCATCGGAATGATGGTATAAATTGAAGGTCCAGAATAAGGAGATACGCCAATATATAACGTTTGAAATGATAAAGCTTGTCTTAGTTTTTCATCTTTGACAAACCTAGAAATCGAGGTGTATGCACTATTTAATGTCTTTAGTTTATAGGCTTGATATAACGACTTGGGATTAAAAAATCCCCAAGCGCTTCTGTATGATTTGTCTAAGAAGTGATTTTTTACACGTTGATAACGTTCATAAACACTGGATAAATAGTCTAAGTAGCCTTTGGTTTCTGCGGGACCAAACTGTTCAAGTTGTCTAATTAAGGAAGGTAATTCACTTGATATCTCTAGTTTAGTTCCATCTGGATAATAAATTGTATTAAATGGGTTTAATAAGGACATGTCTAAATAGTCATTCGGATTCGCACCTGAATACTC is part of the Paracholeplasma morum genome and encodes:
- a CDS encoding DUF92 domain-containing protein, producing MFEAVIIGIIISLVVAFLAYLKKSLTIDGLITATILGAVIYAFGGFVVWIALIMFFVSSSIITKIHERNNKDSKGRNALQVIANSLITSMFSIIFYITKNDMFMIASVISVAASNADTWASEIGILSKGKTYSIITFKVVEKGISGAVSRLGTLASFVGALFIGLVFFTFYGITNEISVILLFYALIITLGGFVGCLVDSYLGALVQAKYRGIQSGIITEKPFLEGEKVVLSSGISWITNDAVNFLSGLSSTLVSMLVMVL
- a CDS encoding phytoene/squalene synthase family protein, with the protein product MNNILSLLENNASIRIILGVVLFVVIYFLIRPLIDDFRCKRSIQKNSKTFYKAFSQLKEKKKRKAIYAVYTFCRIADDLVDEHRDLEGIHRLERELELYIIKDIRKSYMWRSLYRHTKPFYDKFDYKPFKDMIKGQKMDLDFRGYETTEDLLMYCYHVASTVGLMLTPILAYENQDSLKDFSINLGYAMQITNILRDIGEDYKKGRVYIPRKAMEEANYSLSDLISGRINKEFISMFEKLALIAETNFDNALKDCVLFPMDARVPLSLAILLYKEIINVIRENDYDVFTKRAITSSERKKEIIESFLKTI
- a CDS encoding diacylglycerol/polyprenol kinase family protein, whose protein sequence is MNLLGLGLSYVLVFLVIGLSTLLQKKGLLADEGARKFIHIGVSNWWILAMFTFDLWYIAVIAPITFVLLNYYSYKTNLIKSMERSGKGNLGTVYFPISLVILVLIGFGLKSDLARFDIPILVLVGAVGILTLGYGDGLAAVIGKKYGKYKIVNDKSILGSLSMLVVTFVVVTFISLIHLNLPMSLLVGLTIAVIATAVELFTPKGLDNLTVPLVSSLMYYLLLLF
- the tadA gene encoding tRNA adenosine(34) deaminase TadA, encoding MSKSHEYYMSLALKEAQKAYLQDEVPIGCVIVLDDKVIAKGYNQRVKKERTFAHAEMIAIEKANKKLGSWRLEDTAIYVTLEPCPMCAGAIIQSRIQNLYFGAYDPKGGVGGSKINLFDIKFNHQVNVFGGILEKESSDLLKSFFKKLRDK
- a CDS encoding thymidine kinase, producing the protein MHQPIYGGWIEVVCGPMFAGKTEEIIRRIRRLEYAKKNVLVFKPSIDNRYSESEIVSHNKTKAKSINITKAREILNYIGDSVDAVVIDEAQFMDNDIIQVAEQLANQNIRVIVGGLDRDFRGEPFGPMPQLLALAEFVTKLTAICVVSGQPATRTQRLINGKPASYNDPIVLVGASESYEPRSREYHEVRDLPKKL
- a CDS encoding phytoene desaturase family protein, which translates into the protein MKKVIIVGAGTAGLASGIRLLKDGFDVEIYEKNEKPGGRMFRIEEKGFQFDVGPTIVMMPELYREVFEYSGANPNDYLDMSLLNPFNTIYYPDGTKLEISSELPSLIRQLEQFGPAETKGYLDYLSSVYERYQRVKNHFLDKSYRSAWGFFNPKSLYQAYKLKTLNSAYTSISRFVKDEKLRQALSFQTLYIGVSPYSGPSIYTIIPMIELLYGVWYIKGGMYQMTKALERRFLEMGGVINYNSPVEEILLVGNKTAGVLVNGKPRYGEIVLCNADFPYAMKNLIKDESKKGKYKTSKIDTMKYSTSSFILYLGLNKKYKTNVHSIRFAEDFKRNIDELDNGTLPMDPSFYMYSPSQIDPTIAPNGKELIYVLVPVPNMQKGKSEWTTDEVETYKNLVLNKIEKIKGFEDVKDHIEVLKTFTPKTFNYKFNLEYSATFGLKPILTQSVYFRPQNKFKTIDNLYFAGSSNHPGAGVPIVLASAQLACKEILKDHKPNE